A part of Halobacillus shinanisalinarum genomic DNA contains:
- the mngB gene encoding mannosylglycerate hydrolase: MKQVHIVPHMHWDREWYFSTEESRILLVNNMEEIMDRLETDPDYPYYVLDGQTSILEDYFAVKPEAKERVKKLVQAGKLIIGPWYTQTDEMVVGGESIVRNLLYGIKDSKEFGNPMMIGYLPDSFGQSAQMPHIFNGFDIKYTIFWRGTSERHGTDKTEFHWETKDGSNVLVQLLPLGYAIGKYLPQDETALQQRMEKYFPVLDRGATTDHQLLPNGHDQMPIQKDIYEVMEKLKQLYPDREFFLSKYENIFAEIEKQANLATLNGEFLDGKYMRVHRSIFSTRMDIKAANTRVENKITNLLEPLASMAYDLGFEYHHGLIELIWKEIMKNHAHDSIGCCCSDKVHREIANRLFLAEEKTDQLIEFYKRQIVDSMETSHDMDRLTLFNFLPFEREEVVTTEIISKYSAFSLVNEEGESIDYEILQAEEIDPGLIDRQIVHYGNYEPFIKYKIQLKATLPAMGYRTFFIKEAQNIHGDSNQRKQSIETDYYTISVNENGTLNIWDKQLEKSFDQVLLLENGGDDGDEYDYSPLENEELIFSDDVDAEISLEQNDYAATIDIRYSLDVPEDIKERKVGKRTSKVDVQFKLSISNHKPTIEITCELDNFAKDHRLRAYIPTGLSSSFSIADNQFGHIKRDVYDSAMDVWQEENWSERPDSIYPMLSFVGLSNEEYGVSVLTNSTREYEIVGESYDTIALTLFRSIGHLGKADMVRRPGRPSGIKLPTPDSQMLGKLKLDFALLPHEGSTLQANVARTAKEYLTPVHTYNKIPYNAMKLNESGIKTPLSFQLLKEESTHAILSTLKKSEQDDSLVLRVFNSSDKASEAIYHFGDEVKEAYQTNLNEERKKELIQDQGTLTVPLKVNQSQTISIKR; encoded by the coding sequence ATGAAGCAGGTGCACATCGTCCCCCATATGCATTGGGATCGTGAATGGTATTTTTCTACAGAGGAATCACGTATTTTACTCGTTAATAATATGGAAGAAATCATGGACCGTTTAGAAACTGATCCTGACTATCCCTACTATGTATTGGATGGACAGACCTCAATACTAGAGGACTATTTCGCTGTTAAACCTGAAGCTAAGGAACGTGTAAAGAAACTTGTGCAAGCAGGGAAACTCATCATTGGTCCATGGTATACGCAAACCGATGAAATGGTGGTAGGCGGCGAGTCGATCGTAAGAAACTTATTGTACGGGATCAAAGACAGCAAGGAATTTGGTAATCCGATGATGATCGGTTACCTGCCTGACTCCTTTGGGCAGTCGGCACAAATGCCTCATATTTTTAATGGGTTTGACATTAAGTACACGATTTTCTGGCGTGGTACGTCCGAACGACACGGGACCGATAAAACAGAATTTCATTGGGAGACGAAGGATGGATCTAACGTTCTCGTGCAACTGCTGCCACTTGGTTATGCAATTGGCAAATACTTGCCGCAGGACGAAACGGCTTTACAGCAGCGAATGGAGAAATATTTCCCGGTACTTGACCGCGGAGCTACAACTGATCATCAGTTACTTCCAAATGGTCATGATCAAATGCCGATTCAAAAGGATATCTATGAGGTTATGGAGAAGCTGAAGCAGCTCTATCCAGATCGTGAGTTTTTCCTTAGTAAATATGAAAATATCTTTGCTGAAATTGAAAAGCAAGCGAACCTCGCCACTTTAAACGGTGAATTCTTAGACGGAAAATATATGCGTGTTCACCGCAGTATTTTTTCAACACGGATGGATATTAAAGCAGCCAATACTCGTGTCGAAAACAAGATTACCAATCTACTAGAACCGTTAGCTTCGATGGCTTACGATTTAGGCTTTGAGTATCACCATGGATTGATCGAGTTGATTTGGAAGGAAATTATGAAAAATCACGCCCATGACAGTATTGGCTGCTGTTGTTCCGATAAAGTTCATCGTGAAATAGCAAATCGTCTGTTTTTAGCGGAGGAAAAAACAGACCAGCTGATCGAGTTTTACAAACGGCAGATTGTCGATTCTATGGAAACGAGCCATGACATGGATCGCTTAACCCTGTTCAACTTTCTTCCTTTTGAACGAGAAGAAGTGGTAACGACGGAGATCATCTCGAAGTACAGTGCCTTTTCGTTGGTAAATGAAGAGGGAGAATCAATAGATTACGAGATTCTTCAAGCTGAGGAGATCGATCCTGGCTTGATTGATAGACAGATTGTTCATTATGGAAATTATGAACCGTTTATCAAGTATAAAATCCAGCTTAAAGCAACACTTCCGGCGATGGGCTATCGAACCTTTTTTATCAAAGAGGCTCAGAATATTCATGGCGATAGCAATCAACGTAAACAGTCTATCGAAACAGACTATTACACCATTTCAGTTAATGAAAATGGTACGTTGAATATTTGGGATAAACAACTGGAGAAATCCTTTGATCAAGTTCTTTTATTAGAAAATGGCGGCGATGATGGAGATGAGTATGATTATTCTCCACTTGAAAACGAAGAGCTGATTTTCAGTGATGATGTGGATGCTGAGATTTCCCTTGAACAAAACGACTACGCGGCAACCATAGATATTCGCTACTCCTTGGATGTGCCAGAAGACATCAAGGAACGAAAGGTTGGGAAACGAACAAGTAAGGTGGATGTACAATTTAAGCTTTCCATCTCAAATCATAAACCAACTATTGAGATTACTTGTGAATTAGACAATTTTGCTAAAGATCATCGGTTGCGTGCGTATATTCCAACAGGACTTAGCTCGTCCTTCTCCATTGCTGATAACCAGTTTGGTCATATCAAAAGAGATGTCTATGATTCGGCTATGGATGTGTGGCAAGAGGAAAACTGGAGTGAACGTCCAGATTCGATCTATCCGATGTTGAGTTTTGTTGGCTTATCCAATGAAGAGTACGGGGTAAGTGTTCTGACAAACAGTACGAGGGAGTATGAAATCGTAGGAGAGTCTTATGATACGATTGCACTAACATTGTTCAGAAGCATTGGCCATCTAGGGAAAGCTGATATGGTACGCCGGCCGGGCAGACCCTCAGGAATTAAACTTCCTACACCAGACTCTCAAATGTTAGGAAAGCTTAAGCTGGACTTTGCCTTATTGCCACACGAAGGAAGTACGCTGCAAGCAAATGTGGCTAGAACAGCAAAAGAATATCTAACCCCTGTTCATACGTATAACAAGATTCCTTATAATGCGATGAAATTAAACGAATCAGGCATTAAAACACCTCTATCGTTTCAACTTTTGAAAGAGGAAAGTACACACGCTATACTAAGTACACTGAAAAAATCTGAACAGGATGACTCTTTGGTCTTAAGGGTATTCAACTCATCCGATAAAGCTTCTGAAGCTATCTATCATTTTGGAGACGAAGTAAAAGAAGCTTATCAAACCAATTTGAATGAAGAGCGTAAGAAAGAATTAATTCAAGATCAAGGAACTCTGACTGTTCCATTAAAGGTAAATCAATCACAAACGATTTCGATAAAAAGATAA
- the mngA gene encoding PTS 2-O-a-mannosyl-D-glycerate transporter subunit IIABC has product MRLQSLTSSNLISTNQPFSTKDEVIRYLVEQLNNNGKLHSQEDFYQAVLERESLSPTGFEGGLAIPHGKSTAVKEAAFAVATLETPLEDWESIDEENKVELVMLLAIPENEAGSTHLNLLAELMTRLADPAYKESLMQAKTSEQFFEALDHEDEKQEVTEKQVDKTILAVTACPAGIAHTYMAAEALVRAGNELNVKVSVEKQGANGIEDRHSKGQIARADAVIFAADVAVKDQERFSRLPRVTTTVAAPLKNAKGILEEAIEKSNQSPKAAEDVQETIEDDEPENKPFKTEIKDSIMTGISYIIPIIVAGGMTLAFAVLVSQAFGLQDVYAEEGSWLWLLRQLGGTMLGTIMVPVLSAYMAYSIADKPALGPGFAAGIAANLIGSGFLGGMLGGFLAGYIIKFLKKNVQTSGTFAGFVSFWLYPVVGTLSVGAIMLFVIGEPLAALNNGLISWLEGLSGGNAILLGVILGAMVSFDLGGPVNKAAYTFCIGAMASGNIMPYAAFASVKMVSAFAVTGATIIGKKYFTKPEQEVGKQTWLLGLAGITEGAIPFMINDPLRVIPSLVAGSAVTGGIVAYFGIGLNVPGAGIFSLALLEGPPLLTAASVWFGSALIGAFISMVLLIITRKNKLKKQPRTKTQAEENVQMETAVN; this is encoded by the coding sequence CTTTTCTACAAAAGATGAAGTGATTCGTTATTTGGTAGAACAGCTGAATAACAATGGCAAACTTCACTCCCAAGAGGATTTCTACCAGGCTGTTCTCGAAAGAGAGTCTCTATCTCCTACGGGGTTTGAAGGAGGTTTAGCCATTCCTCACGGAAAATCTACTGCAGTAAAGGAAGCAGCCTTTGCGGTTGCTACACTTGAAACCCCTTTAGAGGATTGGGAGAGTATTGACGAGGAGAACAAGGTTGAGCTCGTTATGCTGTTAGCGATCCCGGAAAATGAAGCCGGATCGACTCACCTGAATTTGCTTGCTGAGCTCATGACAAGGTTGGCGGATCCAGCTTATAAAGAAAGCCTTATGCAAGCGAAAACAAGTGAACAATTTTTTGAGGCTCTTGACCATGAAGATGAGAAGCAAGAGGTTACCGAAAAACAAGTTGATAAAACAATTCTTGCTGTTACGGCGTGTCCTGCAGGGATCGCTCACACATACATGGCTGCTGAGGCTCTAGTTAGAGCAGGGAATGAATTAAATGTAAAAGTTTCCGTTGAGAAACAGGGCGCAAACGGCATCGAGGATCGTCATTCGAAAGGCCAAATTGCCCGGGCTGATGCGGTGATTTTTGCAGCAGACGTTGCTGTGAAGGATCAGGAAAGATTCTCGCGCTTGCCACGGGTTACGACAACGGTTGCTGCTCCTTTGAAAAATGCTAAGGGGATTCTTGAAGAAGCGATAGAAAAGTCGAATCAATCCCCGAAGGCAGCAGAAGACGTCCAAGAAACAATAGAGGACGACGAGCCTGAGAATAAACCGTTTAAGACAGAGATAAAAGACTCAATTATGACTGGTATTTCATATATTATTCCGATTATTGTAGCAGGGGGAATGACGCTAGCCTTTGCTGTATTAGTTTCTCAAGCGTTTGGATTACAGGATGTCTACGCAGAGGAAGGCTCCTGGCTTTGGCTGCTTCGTCAATTAGGTGGAACGATGCTTGGCACAATCATGGTCCCGGTACTGTCTGCTTACATGGCCTACTCTATTGCCGATAAACCAGCACTTGGACCAGGTTTTGCTGCTGGTATCGCTGCGAACTTGATTGGCAGTGGCTTTTTAGGCGGTATGCTCGGTGGTTTTCTAGCTGGTTATATTATTAAGTTTTTGAAGAAAAATGTACAAACGTCCGGCACATTTGCAGGCTTCGTAAGTTTCTGGCTCTATCCTGTTGTGGGGACGCTTTCTGTCGGTGCGATTATGCTGTTCGTTATTGGAGAGCCTCTGGCTGCACTAAACAATGGACTAATCAGTTGGCTTGAAGGGTTATCAGGGGGAAATGCTATTTTGCTTGGAGTGATTCTAGGTGCGATGGTTTCCTTTGACCTTGGTGGACCTGTCAATAAGGCTGCCTACACGTTCTGTATTGGAGCGATGGCAAGCGGTAATATTATGCCATACGCTGCCTTCGCTTCTGTCAAAATGGTTTCAGCTTTTGCCGTAACAGGAGCTACGATTATCGGCAAGAAGTATTTCACGAAGCCTGAACAAGAAGTTGGAAAACAGACGTGGCTGCTTGGTCTAGCCGGAATTACGGAGGGAGCGATTCCGTTCATGATTAATGATCCGCTCCGAGTTATTCCTTCATTAGTTGCCGGTTCAGCAGTGACAGGCGGAATTGTGGCTTACTTTGGAATAGGGTTAAATGTTCCAGGAGCCGGAATCTTTTCCCTGGCCTTACTTGAAGGGCCGCCATTACTAACCGCTGCAAGCGTCTGGTTTGGTTCTGCTTTAATCGGTGCATTTATATCTATGGTACTACTGATTATTACACGTAAGAATAAATTAAAAAAGCAACCTAGAACAAAGACACAAGCTGAGGAAAACGTACAAATGGAAACAGCTGTGAACTAA